The following proteins are co-located in the Palaemon carinicauda isolate YSFRI2023 chromosome 3, ASM3689809v2, whole genome shotgun sequence genome:
- the LOC137634473 gene encoding uncharacterized protein — protein MIWDDDAKRCPLRDCCRAVPNPGILRSCIILTRQAVTTYISIILTLQPVATYINIFVTLQPVTTYINIILTLQPVTTYFSINLTLQPVTTYINIILTLQPVTTYFSINLTLQPVTTYISIILTLQPVTTYINIILTLQPVTTYISIILTLQPVITYISILTLQSVTIYISILILQPVTTYISIILTLQPVATYINIFVTLQPVTTYINIILTLQPVTTYFSINLTLQPVTTYISILTLQPYYLDPSMRNYLYYINLTLQPVTTYFSIILTLQPVTTYINILTLQPVTTYLSIILTLQLVTTYLSIILTLQRVTTYISILTLQPVTTYINIILTLQPVTTYISILTLQPVTTYINFILTL, from the exons CATTATCTTGACCCGTCAAGCTGTAACTACTTATATTAGTATTATCTTGACCCTTCAACCTGTAGctacttatattaatattttcgTGACCCTTCAACCTGTAACTACTTATATTAATATCATCTTGACCCTTCAACCTGTAACTACTTATTTTAGTATAAACTTGACCCTTCAACCTGTAACTACTTATATTAATATCATCTTGACCCTTCAACCTGTAACTACTTATTTTAGTATAAACTTGACCCTTCAACCTGTAACTACTTATATTAGTATTATCTTGACCCTTCAACCTGTAACTACTTATATTAATATCATCTTGACCCTTCAACCTGTAACTacttatattagtattattttgaCCCTTCAACCTGTAATTACTTATATTAGTATTTTGACCCTTCAATCTGTAACTATTTATATTAGTATTTTGATCCTTCAACCTGTAACTACTTATATTAGTATTATCTTGACCCTTCAACCTGTAGctacttatattaatattttcgTGACCCTTCAACCTGTAACTACTTATATTAATATCATCTTGACTCTACAACCTGTAACTACTTATTTTAGTATAAACTTGACCCTTCAACCTGTAACTACTTATATTAGTATCTTGACCCTTCAACCT TATTATCTTGACCCTTCAATGCGTAACTACTTATATTA TATAAACTTGACCCTTCAACCTGTAACTACTTATTTTAGTATTATCTTGACCCTTCAACCTGTAACTACTTATATTAATATCTTGACCCTTCAACCTGTAACTACTTATTTGAGTATTATCTTGACCCTTCAACTTGTAACTACTTATTTGAGTATTATCTTGACCCTTCAACGCGTAACTACTTATATTAGTATTTTGACCCTTCAACCTGTAACTACTTATATTAATATCATCTTGACCCTTCAACCTGTAACTACTTATATTAGTATTTTGACCCTTCAACCCGTAACTACTTATATTAATTTCATCTTGACCCTTTAA